The genomic stretch gagtcCAGCCTGCTACAAGTGATTACATTGTAAGAGATACAGGGAACTGCAGTCCACGTTACATGAGGTGCACAATCAATCAGGTCACATTAAAAATCTTAAATATGATTTTACCTTTTAATTAAGCTGTTGAGAAATGATAGAATTGTTAAGGATAAGTACTCGCCTATCTATATCATTTATTCACTTGTTTTATAGTTACTTTTGCAGCTTTGATATTATAGTATTTTACTGTTACTTTAGTGGTTTGGTGGTAAATCAGAGGGAACAGACTTTACtcttttgatttatttattatgctttaacgtttatttgtttttcatcCTTCACTTAAGAGCAAGTCCCCCATTTTAGCTCTATTATTCTTTCCATAAAaaattgcttttttttttaactcaaGTTTAAGTCTTACAGTAGTTTTCAAAGGTTGGTTACTAAATGTTGTGTTTCTCTTGTTACATATTgatttcttttcatttctttctttttgtgttGAACAAAACAGATTCCTTTCACTGCCGATCTTTTGGGAACATCAGGAATGCAGTTGGCTGTCATAGTTCAACCTTTGGCCCTTCCACATCCATCTGAAGAGCCCATCCAAGTAACAattatattgtttttttttgttttgttttgttgtttggTAATTATGGAAAACATTCCTTCCAGCGGAAGTATTCATGAAAACAGTTTGTGCTTTTGTCAAGAGAAGAATGCTTTATAAGATAGACTAATGCTTTTTTCAGACTTTGGGACAGTGAGCCCAGTAACTACTATCTGAAAATCATATTTTGTATAGCTGTAGTGGTGGATTTAAGCCACTTTATATTGTTCCCTGCCTTTGTGTGATTGATTTTCTCGTTGTTGTTTTTTGTTCTGTTCATTTAAGAGTATTCCTCATCCTCCCTTCTCCTAGTATTTCCCCCTCTTATGCATATTTTCTGCATTTATTGAGATTTGTCATATATTtgtgttttgttatttttaacATGCTGCTTTCAATCAAGAATTtctgtatttattaaaaaatatctgtTTGGCTTATTACCTAATGCTTCTTACAGGTTGTTGATTTTGGGGAGAGTGGTCCTGTCCGTTGCTCACGTTGCAAGGCCTACATAAATCCTTTTATGAAATTTGTTGATCAGGGAAGGCGTTTCATCTGCAACTTATGTGGTTAGTACCAATAATATCTGCTACACAATTGCCTATCctactatttttttgtttacatATAGTATGGAGGGTGCCAATGCTGTTGACTGTCTTTTTCCGGTAACTATGGTGCTGACTGTCTGCAgggattatttatttatttatttatttttattttttgttttatttattttggtgacAATTCATTCCCATAGAATGAAGGGAGGGGAAATAGAAACCTTTATGTTTGATGCACTAGTTATCTATAGCTTACTTTTAAATGTGATTGTTGTTGCTCATGAAACTATCTCTTTCTGATAAAAGAAAAATCTTATTTAAGAGAGATAAGGGAATACAAGAAATTATAGGATAAGGGGTCCTcctaaatagaaaaagaaaagtaaaagaaataaatgcaAAAGAGTGAGCATCATCAAATTTCATTGGAGCAGAGCTTGTTAACAATCGATGTGCTTAGGTGTGAAtcggaaaagaaaagaaaaaacactGTGCTTATGTGTCAAAGCCTTTTGCAGTGGGTTCAACCTAAGTCAAATTGTACCTATATGGTGGGATTATGCACTGTTTTGCTTTTCATGGCATGGCCAACCATTTATTTATGACTATGTATTTGTTTGACAGGATTTAGTGATGAAACTCCGCGGGACTACCACTGCAATTTGGGTCCAGATGGTAGGCGTAGGGATGCTGATGAAAGGGCTGAGTTATGTAGAGGAACAGTCGAGTTTGTTGCTACTAAAGAATTTATGGTTAGTTTCTTTTTAAACTATACAAGTTTTTTCAAGATTAGGTTCACTAACATCTGAAAATATTCCAACAAAGGACTGTGCTAGTTATAAGAAAATCTTgataattatgaattatgatggTAACAAAAAGCAGCTTAGCAATTCTGATAGTTCTTAAACAAGTTTGATGGAATATTACTTGGTCTAAATATCAGATCACAGATCTAATTCAAAATATTGAGACAATTTGATGTTTAAGTGTACGGTACTATGGTTTGTTGGTGCTATTTCTACCTGATTTTATAACTGCTTGTTTTTGCATATTGAATGaagtttcttttttcttttgtaacACTGGATTGATaaagtatgcatatgatgaattaTATGATTGAGTCAGTTGTTTTATGGCTCTAAGCTGAAATACAACGTAAGAAGTTTAAGCTTCAGGCTGGAATAAGTGTTCACCCCTCccccctccccccccccccctcttttCTTTACACACAAAATCTAATTGTTGTTTCTCTAGTCCTTTTGTGATGATAATGTCAGGTTCACTCTGTTTGGTGTAGGTCCGCGAGCCAATGCCTGCTGTGTATTTCTTTCTCATTGATGTATCCATGAATGCTGTTCAAACTGGTGCAACGGCTGCAGCTTGCAGTGCCATCAATCAAGTTATTTCTGACCTTCCTGTGAGTTCTGACTGTAAACAGCTTTATTATTGTCAATCATTTATATCTTTCTGATGCTTTATGTTTTCCATGTTCCCTTTGTTTGGTCTGAAACTCATATTGCCTAGTTAAACTGCAGTTATAGGTACTTTAATGCCAATAGTCAAAAGCTCAgatattctttcttctctcaaCACCACCTCCATTTATATTAGCAGAATATTGATTGCCTTtttatttatcctttttttttttacttctttGACAAATCTCTTAACTCATAGCTGATTAGTAATCTTGCTGAAAAATAATTAGGAGAAATGAATATTGTTCACCCATTATCCTGCCAAAAGTAAGATTTTGCTATCATCCCATTTCCCCCCATCATTGCACTTAGCTAGGGTTTTTTGATCTCGTTGCTGCAGGAAGGTCCTCGCACATTGGTGGGAGTTGCAACTTTTGATTCAACAATTCACTTCTACAACTTGAAACGTGCTTTGCAGCAGGTAAATAAAAGATGAGTACATTAACTAAACAAATACATAAAATCCTTTCTATTCATTTGGGAACTTTTAGTGAAGCTTCTTTTTTTAATTCTGTGTACACTAATtaaaaaactaaagaaaatatACTCTGCTTACGTGAATTTGAATCAGAGAATTTTTACGTATGAGgaccaaaataaattttaactattcTGTTTATGCATGGTGAGAGACAGTTTGGGTTGATCTACTGCAGTTTAGTAGTGTCAAGGAAGTTGAGGAATCATGTTTTCATGGTTTTGTTGATGTAATCTACGTATTGGAGTAATGGGAAAGTTGCTGTTCTTTTATTATTTGCATTTATCttgcttcttttcttttcttttcttttcttttctatctATCTTTCTTTCTCCATTTTTTCCCACTTGTGATTGCTTTGCGAAAGTATGCCTTTACAACTAATTTGATAAATAGTTGTTTATGGTTCTGAGTTATTGAGTGTTATACTactgattttgaaattttaattttcagcCCTTGATGCTCATTGTTCCTGATGTACATGATGTCTATACTCCACTCCAAACTGATGTCATTGTTCCCCTATCTGAGGTTAGTTTCAATTTTGCTCCCTCTTCTCATATAGTTTTAATTGGTAAAGAATGTATTTagattgttttatttttcttattcttgGTTTACCTATCCTTATGATGCTTTAATAATTTGGTTTGTGTTTCTTGTGGTTAGTGCCGTCAACACTTAGAACTACTTTTGGAAAGCATTCCTACAATGTTtcagaataatagaacctcagAGTCTGCCTTTGGTGCAGCTATCAAGGTATGACATCAAGTTTTCAAGTTATAATTGTATGTCTCTATGATGTTTGACATTTTATTTGCTGTGATATGTATGGAGATGAAAGTACCATTATCAATTTAGTTACTGTTTATTATGTTCACTCGATTTCATTGTTTTTTACTCTTTTACCTGTTTTTTCCGTGGTTTACCTTGCCCATTCCCTAATTTGTTAGTTGTTACAGTGCGATCCCTCTTTAAACTGTTCGCTTTGCCTTGGTTATTACGTCTTCTGGTTCTTGTAACATACACTTAGGAACTAGGGATGCCTAGCGTGCTAATGACCTAATGTTGGCATTTACCATTGTATTCATTATAATCTCAAAGAGGTTGACAATTTGATGTGTTCATCTTACCAAGGCAGATCATTATATCCATCATTGTATTTACAAATAAGTTAATGCTTACAAGattgttttcttcttttagGCAGCTTTCCTTGCAATGAAGAGCACTGGAGGAAAGCTCTTGGTTTTCCAGTCAGGTGAGCTTTCTATCTTATATAGTTGTTGCTATCAAGCATCAACATGTTCAATCATATGTATATTCTTACCTGAGTGAACTGTGATGGGTGAAATCTGGAAGCTGAAATTATGTCACTTCTGTACATGCATGCTGCAACGTTTGTTACCAAAggaatacttttatttttttgaatttcacgactaatttatttatataaaccTAATTCTTACCCTGAGTGATCTGTGATGGGTGAAATCTGGAAGCTGAAATTATGTCACTTCTGAACATGCATGATGCAACGATTGTTACCAAAggaatacttttattttttgaatttcacgactaatttatttataaaaaccCTAGTTTGTTAACACTTTAATGTCCACAAATAGTTTGTGTGGGTCTTTGATGAAGCATGATAGGAATACTTGGTAAACATCCTTGATTGTCCTCAAATGATTGTTATCTTCAAGGTTCACTCTACTATTTCAACAGTAATTGGTCCGAGGCTGgaactattattatatttacagtTTAAATAATATCATTTGTGTTTGGACTTTGTGGTTATATTTCTCTTTGTATGTTTCTTTCTGGTCTTGCCTTgagttttttattctgtttctTGTCATTACTTTGTTTTTTATCTTTGTGAATTTATTTGGTTCTCTCATTTTCTGTGTGATATCTGTTTTACTGGTTGATTCATCAAGTATGTTTGCTGTTTCTCATGActttgttcttttattttcagtCTTGCCATCCGTAGGCATTTGTGCCCTTTCTGCTCGGGAGGCTGAAGGTAGAACAAACATGTCTGCTGGGGAAAAGGTATTCTCCATGGTTCATATGATACTCTGCATCATTTTTTTCAGTTCTACCTCCTAATCCTCTACTGGAGACATCTTTAGAATTTTCTTATAGGAAATTCCATGTTTGTTGAATTTCAGGAAGCCCATAAATTGCTTCAACCAGCAGATAAAGCATTCAAGGAACTGGCAGTTGAATTTGCTGAGTACCAGGTCAATCTTGACTCTTGTGTTCTTTCGCTTTGCCTTTGAACATCATTTTTTTGTCAGTTAAGATTACTGGTTCTGTTTGATAATCTTCTTGGCATGGAGGATTTagacccttttttttttgtaatgcTGCAGGTTTGTGTTGATCTATTTGTGACTACCCAGACTTACGTTGATATTGCGTCCATATCTGTCATCCCAAGAACTACTGGTGGACAGGTAACCTATACATGAATCCTTTTTCGGCTCGTGATCCAAGTAAATGATTGAAATTTAAGCTTTAATGACATTTGGTTTTTGAAGATATGAGAGCTGATTACTTATTTTCTTCTGAAGttgataatatttaaatttgcaGTAATAATGAATTCATATGTTACTTAGTGTGATCTTTTCAGATTTTCTACTTATAGAGAGCTGTCTGTCTGAAAATGCTTTCAAACCCCTGATGGTCTTTTTGTAAAGCATGTTACCTATAAAAGTAGCTATGCCGATGTGTTGCGCACATCAGATGTTTAGCTGTTGAACTTCTTACCCCTTTTTTTCCCTCAGGTCTACTACTATTATCCATTCTCAGCACTTTCTGATCCTGCAAAGCTTTTCAATGATCTAAGATGGAATATCACCAGGCCACAAGGTTTTGAGGCTGTGATGCGTGTGAGATGCAGCCAGGTAATGTGCTTGTTTAGTATCTATTTTGCAGCCATCTCATGAAACAGATAGACCTGAATTTtcatcttgttttctttttcaggGAATCCAAGTTCAGGAATACTATGGCAACTTCTGTAAACGCATCCCAACTGATGTTGACCTACCTGGggtttgtaattttttttagatgcTGGATATGATTTTATGTGTCTATGCATATGTGCAACCCAAGCATGTTTTTACCTGTGAATATATGCATGGACAGATTGATGGTTGAATGACATGTTGAGATATCCTAGACCATGGTTAACTATACTGACTTTGTTTCAGTCTTTTTGAGTTAATGCTATTACAGTATTACTCTATTACCTAGGTCAACTAACATAGTTTATCCTGCTGGCCTTCCATAAATTTGGAGTCAAAAAATGTTTGTTTTCTCATTTTATCTTTAACTTTTATTTTACCACCTTGTGggtttactttaatttttgtaGTTCTGGATATTATCTTTCTTTGAGTCAGTTTTCTTCTTGGATTGTTTTGGGtgataaaagaatattttaaatCAGTATATTAAATTCAAACATCGTCTGTCCGTATTTTCTGTTTGTCTCATATCCTAAAGAAAAGGGAGAGTTGGTCATATTATCAAGTCATTACTATGTCATGTTGGACTAGTTgcctaatttttattatttctgcAGATTGACTGTGACAAAACTTTCATGGTAACTTTGAAACATGATGATAAGTTGCAAGATGGATCAGAATGCACATTTCAGGTATTAAGCAATTTTACTCCTTCACTTCATTACAAGTAGCTCATGATCTTTAGAATATATTATATTACGCTTGGAAACTTAATAGTTGCCACAACTGAAATTTTCTGTTAATTTTGTTCTGATTggatcattttcatttttcagtGTGCTCTTCTTTACACTACTGTGTATGGTCAAAGAAGAATACGTGTCATCACCTTATCCCTGCCTGTCACTAGTATGCTTAGTAATCTATTCCGCGCAGCTGACTTGGATACCCAATTCTGCTGTTTCTTAAAGCAAGGTGACATTTATCCTTGGTGTGTGTTGTCATATTCTGGTTTTAACATTTCTGCATGCTATATATTGCCTATTAAAAACTCTATTTTGGATTCTGTCGGCTTTAATTTCTGTACCTAGTTTAGAAGATATGTTTGCAGGTGTAATGTTTTGGAGAGAAATAaccttttgttttctttatgtAGCTGCTAGTGAAATTCCTTCAAAGCCACTTCCGCTTGTTCGGGAACAAGTGACGAACCTTTGCATCAATGCCTTGTACTCGTATCGTAAATTTTGTGCAACAGTATCCTCATCTGGACAACTTATTCTGCCAGAGGCACTAAAGCTTTTGCCCTTGTACACACTTGGTATGTATAATTTTTCGTGCTTCTATGCATCAAGTTTTATGATGAACATTTCTGTGAATGTCATTATTTGTTGCAGTTTTTTAATCTGCCATCTACCTTACATGGATATTCCTCAaccacttttttatttttatttatttattttatttatctttatgttGTGTATATTTTTCCTTTGTTGTATTGTTATGCTAAAAGATCTTAAAAGTCATGGGGGTTCGGCTATATTCTTATGTTGGTTGCCGaagacctaacacaaccctcctcctttatccgGGCTTGGGACCGGCTATGTACCGCAAGTGTAACATAGGCGGAGTTAAAAGATCTTTAAAGTAAAAGATACAATTTAGAAGAATATTTTCTTCATTTTAATAGACATGCTATGggaaggtttttttttttttttttactatatgATATTTCCCCATCTCTTGTTTGCTTTTAAGCATGGCGTCCTTTTTTTATGGGGGCTGTGAAGTGAGTATGGCTGTTAGAGCTTTGTCAATGATTAATTGATTGTTCCATCTCTAACGTTGATGATGGCCTCCTTTAGAAGGCCAATGTAATTGGGGGCTAACTTGAgttttctgtttctttttcaGCATTAACCAAGAGTACAGGGTTGCGAACAGATGGAAAGATTGATGAACGATCATTTTGGATAAATTATGTATCTTCTCTCTCCTGTCCATTGGCAATACCACTTGTGTATCCTAGGATGGTGGCTATCCATGATCTTGACTCAAAGGTTTGTTTATCAATGATgttcagaaatatataattacGTTATGAGAAACTGAGATTCTACATGACGAAAACTAGATGAATTGCACAGTAGGAAGTGCTCAGTCAAAATTTGATCATTTTCAAAATGATTTGCATTCTTATCTTAAAAAACAAACCAGTAGTAAATGTTATTTGACAATATGAAATTTTGTGAACTTAAGCTAACTGATGAAAAAATTCAATGGTTAATATTTTGACAAAGTCATCGTATGTAAGGCTTTGTTTTATACCATCGACAATTGAACCTGCCATTATATTACTTCTAAAGATACTCATACCATATTATCAATTGCAGGAAAGTGAGGAATCCGTTATTCCTTCCTTTCTTCCACTTTCTAGTGAACACATTAGTGAAGAGGGAATATATCTTCTTGAGAACGGTTATGATTGCTTGATATATGTTGGAGAAGCTGCGAGTCCGGAGACTGTGAGGAGACTGTTTGGTGTTGCTTCTATTGATGAAATTCCTACTCTGGTAATTTCTATTATCCTCTTTTGTTTTTTGATTGTTTCTAGCCCCAATTGTCTAATGGCTTATAAGATATCAATTTCCTCCCTTAGTGGATGTCTTGAAGGGAATGTTTGATGTTGAGGGAAAAAGAGATTGGACAGCTTTCATGCAATCTTTAGCCATCATGGTTGCTTGTTTTCCTTTGTTTTTTATGATTTCTCATCTTTCCATAGATGCCCAATCATTCTTTTCTTTCCCGTTTCCAAAAAATGAGGAGGAATTTGGGGTAAGAGAGCAAGTATATGAACTTCAAGGGGTTAACACTGTCCACAAAGTggttaatgtttttttttattactgAATGACTTCACTCTGAGGTAAAAAAGGgaggaaaaacaaaaaggacAAATGGTTAACATTAAGCAGCAGTTACCTTTGTAGTACTTTATTGTTCAGAACTTGCAATGTATAGCTAGctaacaattatatttattcaGTTTGTATTGCAGCAACATGACAATCCATTGTCTAAGAGGTTAAATGAAGTGGTCAATGAGATACGGCGGCAAAGATGTTCCTATCTTAGGTAAGGTCTTTTTCAAACCttgttaataaatataagatgataTTTACTAAATGAAGTTTAATTTAAGCAATTTTTTATCCTTTCTGGCAGGTTGAAGTTGTGCAGGAAAGGAGATCAATCAGGTAAGTGTGCTAACGTCATACCATCaatttcttttatatttcaAATTTCACTTGCAGCTCTTCTCTCGCCATATTTCATTTCTTGACACCAAGTAGTCTTTCTGATGTACTAAACATTCTCATTGAATCCATTgttttttcattgcttttttGGGGGAAACCTAAGAGGATGCTTTGGTATGTTAACCTTTACGGGGATTATTCCATAGAGAACTCCTTGTATTGGAAAATATATATTCATGCTAAACTTTCTTGGGTGGAActgaaataattttttgttggaTATATATTTTTAAGAGTTAGAAGTTTTTCTTTTTAACCTGCCACATGAAGAGATCCATGCTTTAATAGGTCAATCGTGTTTTGATTTAGCAACTTGTCTGCTTTGTTTCCCCAAATTGATTTTTctttattgatttattatttttcctcGAAATCTTAGAATGTCTATTAAGCTCTTTAGATGCTGTATTTTCTACAAAGCTTACCAAAATGCCTTTATATAACATGAAACCATCTTATGTTATGCATTTCATGATATATTCCAACCTTAGTATAGTGTCCTGTGTAGTTTGCattaatcttattttttaaCCGAAGCCATCTATTTACCTATCTTGCAGGAATGTTATTTTACTCGTATATGGTAGAAGATAAGAGCGCCGGTGGTTACTCCTATGTGGAGTTTCTTATCCATGTCCATAGGCAAATCCAGAATAAAATGACATCATAACCAAGATCTGCTGCTTCATTTTTGCAAGCCTTTAGACGTAAATGATAGAGCAAGCCCAAGCCCCAAGAATAGGTGAGATCCTGCCCATTTATGCGCATTCATTTGCCTTGCGTTTGTGAAAGGAAAACCAGAAAATACGTTTTTGTTGTTTAAATTTTGTTGGCGTACATGTATAAGTTAGTTGATGTTGGTAATAGTTTGATATTATCTCCCAccccctctttcttctttttctgaaGTTTTGTAGTTGGGTGCCATACTGATAATACAAAATTCTATGCGCAATTATGTGTTCTTCATGAGAAATATTATTATAGTGTGTCTTATTTGAATAAATCTTTATGTACGGAACTAGCCCCTGTGAAGGAAgtgatttttttaatagttgCAACAAATTCTCCCCTTCTCCATTTTAGACACGAAATCTTTTGATCAATAACCGTAGCGAACCAAAGACGATAATTTACAAGCGAGCAACAGATAAAAGACCTTGTGGGAATATAATTTTACTAACTCGAGTTCCATTTTATTTTACCCTTTGTTCAACAAGACTTCTGACAAAAAATAAGCTCAAGAAAAGACCAGTTAACCGATATACAAGAATTTCAACAGGTGAACTGCAGATGATAAATTGATAATGTTTCTGTCAGTATTTTTTCTGCTGAAGTTATTCGTATTCATCTCTTATCGTACAATTTCTCTAAATTAATGATTGTACATCAGAAATCAAATATTCACCACTTCATGGTCTAGTTGCAAATAACTAATTTACGTTTAATTCAAATGAGAAAGAATAGACGTTTCCTTAGCATGTTGCCCACCCAGGACAGGGTATATTACTTTCCATACATTTCAGCCATTTTGTCGGTATCAAATTAATCTCTCAAATAATATTCAATAATCATTAGTAAGACTCCTTGCAAGACCACGAAGGAATCGAGTCAACGCATTCTTAGCCCGAGTTGATGccatctctttctttttctcctcttCATCATCTGCAGCCTTCATTTCCTGAGTAGAATGCACTCTACGTACAAGCTTTCGCAACTCCTGCTAAAGTTAGAGACGTTAACTTATTAACATCAATAGAAACAAAAATCCTCTGTGCCAATATATTGTGAAGGCACAAGCAAGCATTAGTGACGCCTACTTGACCTATTCTAGAccaattataaataataatccTTATGAATGAGTTTGACTTTATGTATTAAGAGAGCCTAATAGTTATGAGTTCGAAGCTAAAGTAAAACTGGAGATAGGAACGTAGCAGTGAACAGAGCTACCAGGTAAACAAGTGATCTTAGCCTGTAGCTGGGTAGGGAACTTTTGTTGCTTTGAAGCATGGATCAAAATATTACCTGCCGATCAAACTCAACTCCCTGAACTGAATAAACTTCATTGGTGATTTGAATGTCCTTATCGATCAAACCATCAAACCACTTTGTTACTTGATTATCATACGAATTAGATTCCTGATCAAATGTGCAAGAAAAAGTTGTACACTATCAATAGAACCAATGAAAAGTATATCATAAAGATTTTTCCAATTAATTATGTCTAGTTTGGCATGAGATGTAATGATCGTATGATACCTTTTCATCCTCCTCCGATTCAATTTCTATCaagtcatcatcatcctcaAGATCATCGGCCCCTAATCCAGTTAAAACCTGTAGCTCCTTCTGATCAGAATCTTTTGTTGCTTTAATTAATCGATCCATTAAATCAGGTTCCACGTCCCTTAGCAATTTTCCTGAGACAATTTATGCATGAAGAACATGAATCTGCACTGCAGAATGTATGTAACATCTCATCAACTTAACACAACTAAATTGAAAGACAATAACACATGATCAGTCAGTTAGCACAAGAAGCCAAGGAATACATATACCAACCAACGCAAAATAAATTGTAAAGTATGAAACACACATTTGATATATGCAACTTGAATACGATGCTGTGATGCTCAATCATGTTTTGAATGACTACTAGTTGCAAACAAATTCTTATTTACGATGATAATGTGACACTAAATATACCATCCAAAACatagtttaatttcttttaaaagaagaaaaagatcaAAGTGTTGATAAAGCAATTACCAATATAATTGAACTGCCTCCGCTTTCCTTCGCGAACATCGGGTCCTAGTCTCTGTGGCAAAACAACAAACACCTTATCTTCAACAAATTCATCCAAAATGACCACATTATCAGATAAACAAGTCATCAGCATTGCATCAGTGTCATGAttacttgaatgaaaaataatgaaagagCACCTTAACCAACATGAGAGCTTCGAACACAACTTGGTCCAAAGAAGCCACTCTGCAAACAAATCAGACaatgttttttcttcttttttcaccAAAGATTGCAACTTTgaacaaaaaaagaagataaatgAGTAGAAGCGAAAACGAGAAAACGGACCCAAGGATGCGTTTAATTTGGGGAGGAGACAAGGAAGCCAAATCCATGGCCCACTGCACAGCACGCTTTGCTTCGCGCTTCAATTGGTTGCGGCTCTTCTTTAGTTCGGAATCGAAGTCTGCGGTGGTGGATGGCGATGGTAGCGGAACATTGGTTCGTAGAAGACCCCGCGAACGGGTATTGAGGTTTCGCTGAGCTGAAGCAATATGagaggatgatgatgatttcGTGGGTGGTTGTTTTGAGGAGagaagatgatgatgttgaaGTGGAAGAAGGGTGGCAGTAGCAGCAGTTCTTGGGTGGTGGTGGTGCAACCATGGCAATGACCTTAGAGGCCGTAATAGCTGTTGATTCATTTCTGTATCAGAAACTGAAATGCAATGCGCCTATGCCTCTTCCTCTTTTAGGAAAGTGTTCTGTTGAACAATAAAAGAATGGTTTATCTAACAAATATATTTTGGAGGATATATACCACTAATATTAGCAAGAttagaaggaatacaagaacATAAACAACTGAATTGGACTGATTTATTTCTTGAAAGTATACGCAAACAATTAAATTGAAATACGCCAAtgaattataattcaaatgacataatctctttataatgcatcaaaattaaatttatttttaaaataaaatatttaagaattttGCTAAGACAGTTAGGTAGACAATGTGGGTGCAAATAATTGGAACAATGGATTGCATTTCAAGTCccactaaaaaaaatattctactCTATTTATTCACTACAATTCTAATCTCTCTCCTACCACATTTATCTTCTTTTACTATAATAGC from Arachis stenosperma cultivar V10309 chromosome 9, arast.V10309.gnm1.PFL2, whole genome shotgun sequence encodes the following:
- the LOC130951765 gene encoding uncharacterized protein LOC130951765 isoform X2 encodes the protein MNQQLLRPLRSLPWLHHHHPRTAATATLLPLQHHHLLSSKQPPTKSSSSSHIASAQRNLNTRSRGLLRTNVPLPSPSTTADFDSELKKSRNQLKREAKRAVQWAMDLASLSPPQIKRILGVASLDQVVFEALMLVKRLGPDVREGKRRQFNYIGKLLRDVEPDLMDRLIKATKDSDQKELQVLTGLGADDLEDDDDLIEIESEEDEKESNSYDNQVTKWFDGLIDKDIQITNEVYSVQGVEFDRQELRKLVRRVHSTQEMKAADDEEEKKKEMASTRAKNALTRFLRGLARSLTNDY
- the LOC130951765 gene encoding uncharacterized protein LOC130951765 isoform X1; the encoded protein is MNQQLLRPLRSLPWLHHHHPRTAATATLLPLQHHHLLSSKQPPTKSSSSSHIASAQRNLNTRSRGLLRTNVPLPSPSTTADFDSELKKSRNQLKREAKRAVQWAMDLASLSPPQIKRILGVASLDQVVFEALMLVKRLGPDVREGKRRQFNYIGKLLRDVEPDLMDRLIKATKDSDQKELQVLTGLGADDLEDDDDLIEIESEEDEKESNSYDNQVTKWFDGLIDKDIQITNEVYSVQGVEFDRQQELRKLVRRVHSTQEMKAADDEEEKKKEMASTRAKNALTRFLRGLARSLTNDY
- the LOC130951764 gene encoding protein transport protein SEC24 C-like — translated: MAAPVPPGAPRPGSNTPQAPPPNYVPNIRGTPDGLADNMQNLNLYRPPMTSNPVSRPPPFGQPPPFASSAPSQGIPGPSPSFARPGPPPGAMVRPAGPPSGPPVSTLPPNLGPGRPTGPPPGQPPAFGMRPAAPHSSFSSSLGGAPAAPLSGVPPPGGSPPARPLGPPPPPTLGARPSASLSPSPSPFTSPPMSAPPPVPQTGVPSNLMSNGPPAFSGGTLPGPPRFPPVGGSMPQPPLGPPTMRTPPGPVAQPQPPYPMASQGIMQPPASPFAAPSWQMQSQQQVAPPPPVPGPSQVPPRMYSMSPPLPNQSMTTTISPAVGQTGAPLVGPSKIDPNQIPRPSPGSSVILHETRQGNQATIPPPATSDYIVRDTGNCSPRYMRCTINQIPFTADLLGTSGMQLAVIVQPLALPHPSEEPIQVVDFGESGPVRCSRCKAYINPFMKFVDQGRRFICNLCGFSDETPRDYHCNLGPDGRRRDADERAELCRGTVEFVATKEFMVREPMPAVYFFLIDVSMNAVQTGATAAACSAINQVISDLPEGPRTLVGVATFDSTIHFYNLKRALQQPLMLIVPDVHDVYTPLQTDVIVPLSECRQHLELLLESIPTMFQNNRTSESAFGAAIKAAFLAMKSTGGKLLVFQSVLPSVGICALSAREAEGRTNMSAGEKEAHKLLQPADKAFKELAVEFAEYQVCVDLFVTTQTYVDIASISVIPRTTGGQVYYYYPFSALSDPAKLFNDLRWNITRPQGFEAVMRVRCSQGIQVQEYYGNFCKRIPTDVDLPGIDCDKTFMVTLKHDDKLQDGSECTFQCALLYTTVYGQRRIRVITLSLPVTSMLSNLFRAADLDTQFCCFLKQAASEIPSKPLPLVREQVTNLCINALYSYRKFCATVSSSGQLILPEALKLLPLYTLALTKSTGLRTDGKIDERSFWINYVSSLSCPLAIPLVYPRMVAIHDLDSKESEESVIPSFLPLSSEHISEEGIYLLENGYDCLIYVGEAASPETVRRLFGVASIDEIPTLFVLQQHDNPLSKRLNEVVNEIRRQRCSYLRLKLCRKGDQSGMLFYSYMVEDKSAGGYSYVEFLIHVHRQIQNKMTS